ttttggggtaatagcgcagatgtggctaacgcttttccctaggtcgttacaattCGTCTCCCTTCAATCttttattaattagaaaaaataaaaaaataaataaaattattagtaCTTGATGAGAGACGTTGATtggttttgaattaaattttggAGAGTAATGatagaatattaactaaataatagttgaatcaaaatattaattgggAAGATTTTAACGTTTGGTTATTGTTCATGCAGCATTTGGCTTATGAATATGCAAAGAGAGGGGCTCTCTTAGCCCTGGCGGCCCGGAGGGAAAAATCACTTGAGGAAGTTGCTGATCGAGCGCGCGAGTACGGCTCCCCTGATGTTCTTGTGATTCCTGCAGATGTATCCAAGGTTGAGGACTGCAAGCGAATTGTTGGCGAAACCATGGATCACTTTGGGAGATGTAAGTGCAAATGGTTAattcagattttattttatgctctttctctttttcacttgaaatggggattttcatttatttattgtgGTAACAACAATATGATGGTGGCAGTGGATCATCTCGTGAGTAATGCTGGGATCAATTCGGTGTGCATGTTTGAAGATACAACAGATATTACACTCTTTAGAACCATTATGGTAATTCACACTCACTTTTGAAGGATGGGTGTGAGAATGAGAGGAGAGGATCAGGCAAGATTTGGAGTTGCAATGTCTgatgtatattaatgtattgtCCTCGATCGCAGGATATAAACTTCTGGGGCTCAGTATATACCACCCGTTTTGCAGTTCCACACCTCAGAAATAGCAGAGGCAAGATAGTAGCCCTTGCTTCCTCTGCTTCATGGTTGCCTGCACCTAGAACCAGCTTCTATAATGCAAGTATAATTTGTATTtaccatctttttttctttttttttttgggtgctgGAAACGAATACTTATGCATGTTATGTCACCTCAGGCAAGCAAAGCAGCAATGGTAACCTTCTTCGAGACATTGAGGATTGAGGTTGGGCCTGAGATCAAAATAACAATTGTAACACCCGGCTTCATTGAGTCTGAAATTACCCAGGGCAAGTTCTTAGTGCAGGATGGCAAAATGGTAGTTGATCAAGATTTGAGAGATGTAAGTTCTTCCCCTAGCTTCCCCCTTTTGCCAgtgtgacatatatatataattagcatgtttatatataatgaGCAGGTTCAAGTAAGCACAATTCCGGTTGGGACAGCACAAGGGTGTGCGGCGGCGATAGTGAACGGTGCCTGCCGGGGGGAGAGATACTTGACACAGCCAGCATGGTTCAAGGCCACCTATTTCTGGAAGGTGTTTTGCCCTGAGATGATCGAATGGTGTTACAGGTTGATGTATATGAATAGGCCAGGGACTTCAGACAGGGAAACGCTCAGCAAGAAGATATTGGATCTCACGGGAGCCAAGAACATTCTCTATCCATCTACAATCCACACCCCTGACATCAAGACAGATTAAAAACGAAGAGGAACTTGTGTGTTCCTAGGAGGTTCAAACTGGTGGTGATCAATTTGTTCTGTTTTGTGTGTtctatttccttcttttttggtGCATCATATATGGAAGATGGGAAGTTTTGGGTAATGTCTGTACCTTGCTACGTAAGAAGGGTATGTGAAGTCTTATGTTAAAAATGTCATTGCAAGATGTTTAATAATCCAAAGCGATTTCTTGAATGCCCTGCATAATAGTCATGGTTGGCAATTTTTTACGTGGCCTACAAAAATTGAACTAACTCAAAAATTAAGAAGTTTCAATTGACGTGTTTGAAATGTTTAACTAAATTGGTTGGATTAAGtctatttatataattttatactcatatctCAACATGATTCGAACTCGACACCTAACGTAGGAgccaacaataaaaaattagtgggttagagttaaaaaaaaatataattcatttaattaaatgaattggagaTACAAATCCTTATTCATGTCTATTGTGGACGTTATAGATTCCTCGTGTAATAATTTTGGGATTCTACATATCAAAGGATTATTCTACATGTCAAAGGATTCCTGTCtacaaagaaaagagaatagaagagtgtgaaggaattgaaaaaaaaaaaaaacaaacaccaatAGGAATGCTACCAAGTGAGTACGTTGGGGAAGTGCGGTTCtaaattaaattgcaaaaagTGTATCATTTAGAATGTGTGTTTTCAAATTACAGGTAAAAAGGGTTAAAGAAACAAATCTAGAAAATCTGGATTTATGGTGTAGTAAACCTCAtataagtcaaaaaggctaatTATGCATGATTTGGGCATTGATCCAAGAGATGTGCTCTCTTCTCAAGTCTATATAACAGACTTTTTGTAAGCAAAAGATATAATGTGAAAAAGAGAATCACTTCTTCTAAAatttttcatggtatcaaagcaatttagtatcttttaaaaaagctagactgtaattttaaaatgtcaaATAAACGCTTAgactacatttttaaaaatcacctttACAATTTTGAAATCACAGGCACAAACAAAAACCCTTTGGCGTATAAGAATTCTAACCGTGTTGACGGTGTTGTATTTCGAGTGGGCATTACAAAAACCAGCTTCTCCTGGGCGCCAAGTGTTGAAACAGAGCAACACCATGCAGTCCTAATCACTGACACATAGAGAGCCTTTTTGGCAGATTGCTCGAAGCCCTTGGTTCTTCTCTAGAAAGCTGTAGGTGTTGTATACTTGTATCTGCAAGTTACGTGCTCACGTTGCAGACAACCAAGCTTTCACTTCTATTTAATACAactttctctctcgctctcccCTGCAGAAAAGCCATGGATTTCATCCACAAAATCATGAATATCATAGTCCCTCCCATAGCCCTAATCATGTTAGTCTCCTTTCTACCAATATATCTGCTCTTCAAGCTTCTCCTCTCCACCATAAAATCCATATTCAGCGAAGATGTGGCTGGAAAAGTAATACTTATTACCGGGGCGTCCTCAGGCATTGGCGAGGTTTGTTCAAAACCTCACTTTCTCTTTTGCATGCTTCTCTTCCCCTCCTTTTCACATGCTTGTATTGTATATATACTGTGGTTTTGAAGCATCTTGTGTACGAGTACGCTAGAAGAGGAGCTCGCCTAGCCCTCGTAGCCAGAAGAGAGAACCGTCTCCAGGAAGTCGCCAGCACGGCTTATCAGCTCGGTTCCCCTGAAGTTATCGTGATTCGGGCAGATGTCTCCAAGGTTGAAGACTGCAACTGGTTTGTTGATGAAACGGTCGAGCACTATGGGCAGTgtaagagaaatgaaaaaaagttctatttttcgATCCTTGCActtgctttattattattatttttatttttttttcttcgtataTTGTGGGGCTGAAAAGAATGTTTTGTGGGTTTTCATGCTGGCGGTAGATCATCTGGTGAACAATGCTGGAGTAGCTCCGGTCTGCATGTTTGAGAGCATCACCGATATTACTAATTTGGCACCGGCTATGGTAATTAATTCATCGACATGGCCATCTCTTCTTACATTCTTCTTATATACTACAGAGTTAATTTAGgaggaaaaatatataaggcAGTGTGAAGTATGAACTTTTTATATGTTATGAAATTTTTGTATAATTAGTACACCTTAACGAGTAATTAATTAGCTGAGTGCTGCAATCAAATAATGAATTGAAACTCGCTAAAATCAGTTAAAGAGCCCCCGGTCTCACCTGAACTGACGGAATGGAATAGTAGTTTGCAAGGTTAACTCATCTGACCGAGTTAAAATGTATGAACTATAAAATCTCATTCTCAATTATCTTGTGTCTTTGATAGGACATAAACTTCTGGGGTTCAGTATATGCCACCTATTTCGCACTTCCACATCTTAAAAAGAGCAAAGGGAAGATCATACCAATCGCTTCCGCTGCTGCATGGTTACCCGCACCAAGATTAGGCTTCTACAATGTAAGAAGTCGCATCAGCATCAGCATCCTTTACTCAATtctccattgtttttttttttttttttaataagtattcTTTACTCAATTCAGGCAAGCAAAGCGGCAGTGATAAGCTTCTACGAGACCCTGAGGGTTGAATTTGGGAAAGACATTGGACTAACAATTGTGACTCCAGGCTTAATTGAGTCAGAAATGACTCAAGGGAAATTCCTATCAAAAGAAGTCGACATGGTACTTGATCCAGATATGAGAGATGTAAGCTTCTCTGCATGTACATATGCTGCATAATGGTGTTAATCCATTTTATTCCCCCAGATTGTTAACTCAAATGCTATTGCTAATAGGTTTTAGTAAGTATAATGCCAATAGCGCCCGTTAGAGAGTGCGCCAAAGCAATTGTGGATGGTGCGTGCCGTGGAGAGAAATACTTGACGCAACCAGCTTGGGTCAGGGCGGCATTCTCCTGGAAGGCGTTTTGCCCTGAGATATTGGAGTGGAGTAACCGCTTGCTACTCCCCAGACCTGGAGCTTCAGAAAGAGATACACCTAGCAAGAAGCTCCTCGAACTAACTGGCTTAAAGAAATACATATACCCGGATACGGTTCAATTTCCCGAGCACAAGGACACTAGAGAAAACCAGCGTGTGCATAACTAGTTCTAGGCCGTGTAATGTCAATATACAAGAATAGAAGCTCTTTATGAGTGTTAAAGAATAAGTTGTCAGGCATAAGACAATGAAGAAATCATATTGGAGAAGTTCTGATGCAAAAATTGAATTTCTATTTACTTTTCAAGGCCGATTGTCCACATTTCCGGGTCCATcagcaaaaattaaaaaaaaaactacattttgcTACGTTATTTCACAAGGGAAAGTAATGCTACTTTTGATGCACCTGCATAAGTGATGGCATAAAAATGTTGATGCAATTTGGAATTATTCAGAACTCAGCTTTAGAAGATTTGTGGAACAAATACCTCGTCCTCGTGCAATTCACTTCAGTAGATGCAGGAGAAGTCTCCAGCTCTTCCCAGCATTCTCAGGCCTGGTCTTTTTTTCCTCCATAGCTGATTGGCTTTGCATTTCTCACCTCAGAGATCATATGCATCATATGCCAGAGCTTGTACATCAGGAGAATCATGAACGTCTTTTATTGTCCGTCCAAATTGCTTGCCAAACACAGTTCTGATCCCTGAACGTTAAAAATCATAATCAAGGAGCCATCCTGCACCAAAGATGGACTCGGCATCAACACCACCCTTGTCAAATTTGACAGCCTAATTTCTTCCCCCAGTTGTAAACTGCATAGCCAATCATGGGGATACATCAATGGGATCCAAGGGGGAATAATGTGGTGTTTGGGAATGAATAATGGACTTGAGTCTTCTCAGGAGCAACCATGCATCAGATTCGGGACAGCCCTGGTTCATCTCAATGGCAATTGGGAGCGAAGAGTTCTCATTCATCTCTATAAGCATTGTGCCCTGGTACCAAACATTCCCAAATGAAGAAGTGATTAATCGATCAACTAATCTTAAAAACTAATTCTCATAGTTCAAGAACCATGACATTATCAGAGAAGTGTTTAATTCATAAAACACGTCCATTGATCTTTCGGTCAAtctcaaagagagagagaatacaaGGTCAAacaatctaatatatatatataataggggaGTTTTAAGTAGGATGGCATATCATTCAAACGTACCCTTTTAAGTGAAacgttttaaacaaaattttagcaGTTATTTAAAACCgtccttttgtttctcttgcTTCGAttcacaaacaaataaacagaaacagaaagaaaggcgttgtgtttttttgtataaagaaatcGTTTTCTCCTCCACAAGCGACGACTCTAATCCAAATCCCAAGCCCAAGTACTCTTATCTCTCCCCCTCTATCTCTGAGTCCATTCAAGAAACAAATGTACACCCAAACTAAATTACTATAATCTTTGTAATTATTATCCATAGGTTTTTTCTTCTACTCtgtctcttccttctctttctaaCTGAcgttctctctccctccatttattctttcttctctattttccttttctttctctaacgCATGTTCtctatctctccctctcttttggTTTTTGCAATTCTCTGTTCGTTCTTTCTAGCTTGCTGCACAATTGAAATGGGGTGATTTTTAACGCTGATTTGGGCCGTTCTCTTCGGCTCGGAACCAAAAGTACAACCAAATGGCATTAACAAATTTCGTACTCACGGTGGCCGGTACGGTGTTAGAGCCGTGAttctgttgttattttgttCTGATGGATTATTTCcctgtttgttttcttttgtagaCAGAGTTGGCTTTACAATTCTGCTGGGCCATTGGGTATAAATTTATGAAAACCTTTTATGTGGGTATAAATTAGAATAACCTTTGCTCTTTGCTTTTCTATGTTGGCTACATGTTACTGACTATACCTCATTTGTTTCCTCCGGAAGTCAAGAAGGTGATGCAGTTGCTAATTTTGACATTCTTAACTACATAAAAATGTTGTGCTTGCTTTaccataaaaatttgaaatctatAAATTATTGTTAGTGGTGGTTTTTCATGAATTCTCTAATTCAAGAAGGTGATGCAGTGACGTCTTTGTATTGAAAATGATGTACTGAGaatatatataggtttttcaaatttttgtatatTCTAGAATTTAGAGATACGGGTttcttgattttggtttaaaactTAATGAATTTTAGCTTTGGTAAATATCTTGAATTGAAATATCATGATGAAGTTTAGCTTCTATGTATCTTCGGCCAAAtgggttttaaaaattactacGTGGGTTGTATTCGTTGCATGGATTCTCAAATTTTGATTGGGCCAAGGCTTGGTGTGATATTTTGGTTGCACTAAAGGGCTGCGCATACAGTTTCGGGTCCTCATATATGCAAATAAAGATCACCGAATTGTGGCTTATTACTATACTATTTTCGAATTTGTAttccttggttttttttttctgcttatGTTGTTCAGTATGGTATAATGTGCAAATTTCAAAACTATCATattaaagaaatttgaaaaCTAACCCGTAATTTATGTCCATATTGAATTTCACCTGCATATTTAGGAGAAAAGATCATTTCTAAACCCCCTTAAATAATGCCCTTAAGTTGGTGTTGTTTTAGGTTCTCTCTCTCAGAGTAATCAAAACTTAGGATttctagaaaatgaaaacaCGTTTGAAGGTAAATTTCAGGTTTTTCGTTTGCAGGTTTATGCACTTCAATAAAGAAATATGGTTCAAAATGATTTTATGAACATTTTCCATTTTGGGtagctaattagttaattgagcGATGAAAAGGGCATGgattacttataatcttttaacaacttttgaaacaaaattattatgaaaaaaactGCACATAAATGCtcattttgagtaatgctacacacactctCATTATTTCACTCCCACTCTCACACACCCTTAGGTGGCTCCCGCtctcaccattggatcaaatccaataataatctATCATAAATCCAATGGTGAGAGTGAATGCCACCTATGGGTGTACGAGAATAAGAGTAGGAGAGTGAGAGTATGAGTATGAGTAGCGttactaaacaattttttttataaaaataataaataataaataataaataatataaataaataaataaagataaaagatatTACCTCAAAATTTGCTAAGAAAATCTGGAACTGTTTGAGTGTATCCTTCATGTCACCAACTTTTTTCTTGTCCAAAGAAGAAAGAGCAGCTGTGACCTCGTCTGGAGAATGACCTATTCCTTTCTGTACAACCTGAAGTACATAAACAAATTATCAACAACTCCAATCTCCTATACGCTCATATCATGAACAGATGAAGGTCCAAGTTTAACTCACATTATGATCAATGAGGATCTCAGAAATAAGGCTACCATCATCAACATATACCCGGAGGTCATATGTTGTCCGCTGCTTATATTGAAATCCCTTTACGCCAGTCAAAAAGCACTACAAAATTTGGGTTCACATTTCAGAAAAAGGTAATAATATAGGATCGAGTAATTGAAGGTGAATACTTCTACCAGGACATAAATATAGGCCAATTTGAAAATACCATGCAATAAAATTAGAAGTGAAAACTATAAGTCTAACATTAAGCACAATGTGACTCAggtaaatttatatatatgaatcattGGATTAACATTGTAAGTTTTCCATGTCACTCCAACAATAACAAATGTGAAATTGTATAAGGATATCTTAGATTTAAAAATTGCGAGGTCCATCTAAAATTGAATACTTTACACAAGTAATATTCAGTCGAAAAGAGCGAGTTGTGGAAGGTTTTTTTGGTTAATGTTGGTCAATAGATCACATTGGGTTTAATTTAGCTAGATAAGAgccaaaagaagaaataaataaacaaagaaaagaacaaataataatcaagattGTATGATTGTAGAGAACCATGTGTCTTAAGATATTGACAATTAAGATGTTAGTGGCGCTAGAGGGAGCCTAAGTACTAACATTTCTAATAATTTTCAATTAGtgaaaagacaaataaaaaaataattaactcTCATAAAACAATGCCAAATATGAGGTCAACATTTGCCACACGTAATTAGAGACAAAGGAAGGTTGCTTAGGATGTTAACTTCATGTCCCAGAGAAGGTTCCTATATTTGTTTGGTGGGGGAAGTGGGAGGAAGTGAAAATTTAAATGCTTTAACATTTTTACAAATTGACACTCAATTTGGGATAGACAAAAGAGGAAAGTTCAACAATCAATTTGCAAGGGGAGTATATAAAAAATCTGGTCATGGAAAACCACTTGGTTCCTTTAGGGCATGGAAAAATAGAAGAgcaaatgaaatatataatctCATAGAGCATCAATAGTGTGAATTATGGTGGAAATGGGATAAAGGAATGACATGCATGTAAGTCTGATGTCTGAAATTATTTAAGATATTAGAGGTTTTTCATTCGTAACATACGGACTATCTTATTAGTTAGCCAACTGCAGATCAATAAGGCCAGGCTTTGATGAGGAGTCAAGTGGAGAAGAACTTAATCTGATTTACAATATGTTTTAAAGGCTCCATGCAGGTTCAATTGAAAGGAACAAAACCAAAAGACTCAGATCATCTTATTGATAAAGCAAACAGAATAAATACCTTAATTTTTCCCCGAACAGAATGTGATTTTTCCTTCATAGCTGCCATCTTGGCTGACAAACTAGCCAAGTATGTGAATGGGATTTCCCGGTCTCCAGATAGTATGACAGGGTGGTCCACCTCATCAACCATTTGTATATCCTCAACCTCCGAAACAATATTATAGGATCGGTTAGTCACGGTATTTTCCCCGCTAAAGGGAACAGTATCTATATGCATTTCCTCAAAACCCATAATAACAGAAGATGATGTGCTAGGAGCTGCATTCTCTACAGTAGGAGCCCTAGATTCTTCTGTAGTCCTTTGGCTGGTATTTTGATAAGTGGTCCTTTGGCTGGTATTACTGCCAGATGGAACCCAAGTAGCACCTACAGAACACAAATTCAGGCAAAAACATTAACAAGGCAATACAGGCATGTACCAATTCCTGCCGTATCGACTTATGCTTGGTTAGAAGTTTCAGCATATATTGATTACTGATTTGATGTCTAATGTGACAATACATTAAaacaccccccctcccccccaaaacagtaaaaaggaaaactaattatgtaaaagaaatacaaatttcaaattcacGATTCTCAAGCTCAGGGCATCTTCCAAAGTAGCTTGGCATggaaagggatttttttttttttttttgatgagtggaaaaaaaaaaaaaaaaaaaaaaaggaaagagagagaaatgggaaCAGCTTGATTGTCCTACAAGCTCTCACATTTATACACCATTGTATAGATAGTACTATGAaagtccaaaaaaataaaatttgcatgAGCTGCTATTTACTATTTAGTATTTACTCTCAACATCCCCTAGTTGCCACATCTAGAAGAAATATAGTACCACACAAATTTGAATAAGTGCTATTATATACAAGGTCTTAATCTGTATTGGTGAAACTTGAACTGATGATGTACCATGGTTATTTAGTTGAGAGGCGGTTGCATCTTGCAACGTGGAACTATTGTTGTGCCCAGCAGTATTAGCACCATTTGATGGCCATGCAGCAAGAGTTGCTCTAGTTGCTAAAGGAGGAATAACTCCTGTCCTCGTTCTGGATAAGAATAGTGAAAACAATGTCAGATAGTCAACATAGCAACTGTTAAAGGTGTAAATAGCTGGGTTTTAAGTGACCTTTTCCCCCTTGGTGGCTTATTTATTTCATCAACAAGTCGCTGGCGTGCTGCCTCCAACTCCTCAACCAATCCTCCTAGAACTTCAAAAGCTTCAGGGACCAGCATTAGAAGTCCATGTCGTATATGTACATTACAGATGGCAACCTACAAGTCAAAAACATGATCTGTCTAGGTCAGAACATGAATAATCTTAACAAGCAGGAAAGATATACTAGATATTTCTCATTCATTTTACTTGGCATGTGAAAATGTTCAAGCAACAAGAGCAAATTCATATAATGAACCACATATAGATGGACAGCTGGCCTCTTGCACAAAATTTGACTAATATCAATACGAGCTTAATCCCTCACGgcaacaattttcttaaatcaTTTGCATTATTTTCTAGTTTAATGACACAAAGGCATAGGGCCACATCAAAAGCCAGTCACAATCTCAGGCCAACTTATCAAAAGATGTCTTTTTTGTAGTCTTTGTTTTTGTGCCAAACCACCAACATATACGCGTGACAGACACAATTCTAGGCACATAAATCAGCGTCATATTTTGTTATGCTTTGAGGCAGCCAGTTTGACAACTCTCCATCATTCAtcacttattttaattaaatatcgCACGTGTTAGATTTCCCTTATTAAGGGGGAATTTGGACTCACACATAAGGggattgttagaatattaaatgaataattaaattcatcatttcctaCAGCTTAAGCTCAgagtttaagtttttgggataagtgataatttaacttACCTACTTCACAATTGTAAATGTGAATACTAGATGGTTATCCTATGAGAATAAACAATTGGGAGAATGCATGTGCAAGAGCATTACGCGCAACAGATAACCCATCAAAGTCTATCAATCCGTGAACGTAAAGAGTACCTGTGACAAGATAGCAGATATAAAAACCATATACAGTTTTCTTGTACCTTCAATCCAGCTGGAGCCAAAACTTCAAGAGCTTGAATCGGCCTGTACTCCATGCCAAACACACGTTGAACACCGTCTGTCATCGATAAATTGAGGCACCTTTTGACTCCTGGAGGCGCTTTCTCATACCTTCCCCTCAGAGGGCAAGTGATATTAACTATCTCGTCAACCTTTGGATTCCAAAACCAATTTAGATTAGTTCAAGAGCAATAATTGTTTTCGTAATTACTAATTATTGACCTAATGAAGAATTAAATAGATAAGTCCATGATTTCGAAGCAAAATGCAGCAATTTTATGAAGCATTCGCAAAA
This genomic interval from Corylus avellana chromosome ca3, CavTom2PMs-1.0 contains the following:
- the LOC132175375 gene encoding 11-beta-hydroxysteroid dehydrogenase A-like isoform X2 produces the protein MEVIHKLLNIVAPPFTFFSLCLFLPPFWFYKFFLSILSSIFSENVAGKVVIITGASSGIGEHLAYEYAKRGALLALAARREKSLEEVADRAREYGSPDVLVIPADVSKVEDCKRIVGETMDHFGRLDHLVSNAGINSVCMFEDTTDITLFRTIMDINFWGSVYTTRFAVPHLRNSRGKIVALASSASWLPAPRTSFYNASKAAMVTFFETLRIEVGPEIKITIVTPGFIESEITQGKFLVQDGKMVVDQDLRDVQVSTIPVGTAQGCAAAIVNGACRGERYLTQPAWFKATYFWKVFCPEMIEWCYRLMYMNRPGTSDRETLSKKILDLTGAKNILYPSTIHTPDIKTD
- the LOC132175375 gene encoding 11-beta-hydroxysteroid dehydrogenase A-like isoform X1; this translates as MEVIHKLLNIVAPPFTFFSLCLFLPPFWFYKFFLSILSSIFSENVAGKVVIITGASSGIGEHLAYEYAKRGALLALAARREKSLEEVADRAREYGSPDVLVIPADVSKVEDCKRIVGETMDHFGRCKCKWLIQILFYALSLFHLKWGFSFIYCGNNNMMVAVDHLVSNAGINSVCMFEDTTDITLFRTIMDINFWGSVYTTRFAVPHLRNSRGKIVALASSASWLPAPRTSFYNASKAAMVTFFETLRIEVGPEIKITIVTPGFIESEITQGKFLVQDGKMVVDQDLRDVQVSTIPVGTAQGCAAAIVNGACRGERYLTQPAWFKATYFWKVFCPEMIEWCYRLMYMNRPGTSDRETLSKKILDLTGAKNILYPSTIHTPDIKTD
- the LOC132173325 gene encoding 11-beta-hydroxysteroid dehydrogenase A-like, with protein sequence MDFIHKIMNIIVPPIALIMLVSFLPIYLLFKLLLSTIKSIFSEDVAGKVILITGASSGIGEHLVYEYARRGARLALVARRENRLQEVASTAYQLGSPEVIVIRADVSKVEDCNWFVDETVEHYGQSPVCMFESITDITNLAPAMDINFWGSVYATYFALPHLKKSKGKIIPIASAAAWLPAPRLGFYNASKAAVISFYETLRVEFGKDIGLTIVTPGLIESEMTQGKFLSKEVDMVLDPDMRDVLVSIMPIAPVRECAKAIVDGACRGEKYLTQPAWVRAAFSWKAFCPEILEWSNRLLLPRPGASERDTPSKKLLELTGLKKYIYPDTVQFPEHKDTRENQRVHN
- the LOC132174937 gene encoding recQ-mediated genome instability protein 1, producing the protein MPRRRLRLTCSSDDEDENPNPNSDPSEPVAISDDDENGDFIDVSDNFIPSSPPPAPASEPVAISDNEENGEFINASDNFTTPSPPNPPAPASDRSAQPDPVNSTGQGSDSRSGCPVGDSLLRLGLSLKTEWLDACLNALQSSVPGFASLDVAAKAKLCFERFLISDMNLWGNGVLPPNVDSMHLVDLPGPYVLQVDEIVNITCPLRGRYEKAPPGVKRCLNLSMTDGVQRVFGMEYRPIQALEVLAPAGLKVAICNVHIRHGLLMLVPEAFEVLGGLVEELEAARQRLVDEINKPPRGKRTRTGVIPPLATRATLAAWPSNGANTAGHNNSSTLQDATASQLNNHGATWVPSGSNTSQRTTYQNTSQRTTEESRAPTVENAAPSTSSSVIMGFEEMHIDTVPFSGENTVTNRSYNIVSEVEDIQMVDEVDHPVILSGDREIPFTYLASLSAKMAAMKEKSHSVRGKIKCFLTGVKGFQYKQRTTYDLRVYVDDGSLISEILIDHNVVQKGIGHSPDEVTAALSSLDKKKVGDMKDTLKQFQIFLANFEGTMLIEMNENSSLPIAIEMNQGCPESDAWLLLRRLKSIIHSQTPHYSPLDPIDVSP